One Halioglobus japonicus DNA segment encodes these proteins:
- a CDS encoding type II asparaginase, with translation MKPNIVIVATGGTIAGAGDSGTRAGYASGQLGVEQLLEAVPQLSELAEVRGEQLMSLGSQDMDDASWLKLAQCVAALQDAPDVDGIVITHGTDTIEETAYFLNLVIQGSKPVVMTAAMRPATALSADGPLNIFNAVAVAADPASADRGVLVVINDNIHGARGMTKSSTTDVQTFVSPGRGLMGETHYGQNRYFRQPYKRHTRESEFSVAGLDTLPRVDVVFVSAGASPDLLDDAVARGARGLVLAGVGNGNMTTAMLGAVERAVQQGVVVVRSTRVSTGVVGRNIEIDDDTLGTVASGELNPAQARVLLKLVLCKTSDPAQVQHYFDHY, from the coding sequence ATGAAACCCAATATTGTGATTGTCGCGACCGGCGGCACTATCGCCGGCGCCGGCGATTCAGGCACCCGCGCCGGTTATGCCTCCGGACAGCTCGGTGTGGAACAGCTGCTTGAGGCGGTGCCACAACTGTCCGAGCTGGCCGAGGTGCGCGGTGAACAGCTGATGAGCCTGGGCAGCCAGGACATGGACGACGCGTCCTGGTTAAAGCTCGCGCAGTGCGTTGCCGCGTTACAGGACGCACCGGATGTGGATGGCATCGTCATCACCCACGGGACCGATACCATCGAAGAGACGGCCTATTTTCTCAACCTGGTGATTCAGGGAAGCAAGCCTGTAGTGATGACGGCAGCGATGCGACCGGCGACCGCACTTTCAGCCGACGGTCCGCTCAACATTTTCAATGCCGTTGCCGTCGCTGCCGACCCCGCCAGTGCCGACCGCGGTGTGTTGGTGGTGATTAATGACAATATCCACGGTGCCAGGGGCATGACCAAGTCTTCAACCACCGATGTGCAGACGTTTGTTTCGCCGGGCCGCGGATTGATGGGCGAAACGCACTACGGCCAGAATCGCTACTTTCGCCAACCCTACAAGCGGCACACCCGGGAGTCGGAGTTTTCCGTCGCGGGGTTGGATACCTTGCCCCGGGTAGATGTGGTTTTCGTCAGTGCAGGTGCTTCGCCCGATCTGCTCGACGATGCTGTGGCTCGAGGCGCCAGGGGGTTGGTATTGGCAGGCGTGGGGAACGGCAACATGACCACCGCGATGTTGGGCGCCGTGGAGCGTGCTGTGCAACAGGGCGTGGTGGTGGTCAGGTCAACCCGGGTGAGTACCGGCGTCGTGGGTCGCAATATTGAGATTGACGATGATACCCTGGGTACGGTGGCCTCCGGTGAGCTTAATCCAGCCCAGGCGCGGGTGCTGCTGAAACTGGTGCTGTGTAAGACGTCAGATCCGGCGCAGGTACAACACTATTTTGACCACTACTGA
- the truC gene encoding tRNA pseudouridine(65) synthase TruC, translating into MTTTELPETLPVLFQDEYVVAVDKPSGLLVHRSPIDRHETRFALQLVRDQIGQRVYPVHRLDKPTSGVLLFALNSEVARALSDQFAAHSVAKRYLAVVRGYCPEYGEIDHPITDKPDKIADRNRSQPRPAQPALTRYERLATVEIPHVVERYPQTRYSLVALDPVQGRKHQLRRHMKHLGYPIIGDAKYGKGVHNRFFASEYGCDRLLLACTTMEILHPVTDDALLLRAGLGPRFNRVLQAFGWEKAALASL; encoded by the coding sequence TTGACCACTACTGAACTCCCTGAAACGCTGCCCGTCCTCTTCCAGGATGAGTATGTGGTCGCCGTGGATAAGCCCAGCGGACTGCTGGTTCACCGCAGCCCGATAGACCGCCACGAAACCCGCTTTGCCCTGCAATTGGTGCGCGACCAGATCGGACAGCGCGTGTATCCCGTGCATCGCCTGGACAAGCCCACCTCCGGTGTTCTGTTATTTGCCTTGAACTCCGAGGTGGCTCGAGCATTGTCAGACCAGTTTGCTGCCCACAGTGTCGCTAAACGGTATCTGGCGGTGGTGCGCGGTTATTGCCCTGAATACGGTGAAATCGATCACCCGATTACCGACAAGCCCGACAAAATTGCCGACCGCAATCGCAGCCAACCGCGCCCGGCGCAACCGGCGCTGACTCGCTATGAGCGCCTCGCCACGGTTGAGATTCCCCACGTCGTTGAGCGCTATCCGCAAACGCGTTACTCGCTGGTGGCGCTCGATCCGGTTCAGGGGCGCAAGCACCAGTTGCGGCGCCATATGAAACACCTGGGCTATCCCATTATCGGCGACGCCAAATACGGTAAGGGTGTGCACAATCGCTTCTTTGCTAGCGAGTATGGCTGTGATCGCCTGCTGCTCGCCTGTACGACCATGGAGATACTGCATCCCGTGACCGATGATGCGCTGCTATTACGCGCCGGGCTGGGGCCACGCTTTAACCGGGTGTTGCAGGCGTTTGGCTGGGAGAAGGCGGCTCTGGCTTCACTGTAG
- a CDS encoding nuclear transport factor 2 family protein, which translates to MSTFSFSEQQCLDFVELSPQAVGAHDWPAWRDLFARYSLVEDPVGALPCVRRPGDDPEREPLARFYRTFIAPNAVSFEVHRDTVCGQHVWRDLDIHITLPSGASVVTPTHLCYELVEEAGQLRIFRLAAYWELLTTARSQSGGAGALWRMLREMGPRGVAGYMRGLGGVGDKGKGRVTALQRRLDAGQPLDDLFTGAVDAPVTLDAQAKLLSIDAFREQVREVRLSKLLAAGQYVSATAQINWRDQELHGVALFRLHPASLAVESLDFYCQPRPASE; encoded by the coding sequence GTGAGTACGTTCAGTTTTTCAGAACAGCAGTGTCTGGATTTTGTCGAGCTTTCGCCGCAGGCCGTCGGTGCGCATGACTGGCCGGCCTGGCGGGATCTTTTTGCCCGCTATAGCCTGGTAGAGGATCCTGTGGGGGCACTCCCTTGTGTGCGACGCCCCGGGGATGATCCGGAGCGCGAGCCGCTCGCACGCTTTTATCGCACGTTTATCGCTCCCAACGCGGTGTCTTTTGAGGTGCATCGCGACACGGTATGTGGCCAGCATGTCTGGCGCGACCTGGATATTCATATCACGCTGCCCTCCGGGGCGAGCGTGGTGACGCCGACTCATCTCTGCTATGAACTTGTCGAGGAAGCCGGCCAGCTGCGTATATTTCGTCTGGCCGCCTACTGGGAGCTACTAACAACCGCGCGCAGCCAGTCCGGCGGGGCTGGCGCACTGTGGCGCATGTTGCGCGAAATGGGTCCTCGGGGCGTCGCAGGTTATATGCGTGGCCTCGGTGGTGTTGGCGATAAGGGTAAGGGCAGGGTGACGGCTTTGCAGCGCCGCCTTGATGCGGGGCAACCGCTTGATGATCTCTTCACCGGCGCAGTTGATGCGCCCGTAACACTAGACGCTCAGGCCAAGCTGCTCAGCATCGACGCCTTTCGGGAGCAGGTGCGCGAGGTGCGATTGAGTAAGCTGCTCGCCGCTGGCCAGTATGTCTCGGCAACGGCTCAGATTAACTGGCGCGATCAGGAACTTCACGGCGTGGCTTTGTTTCGCTTGCATCCTGCTTCGTTGGCGGTAGAGTCGCTGGACTTTTACTGTCAGCCACGGCCTGCATCTGAATGA